In one window of Pantanalinema sp. DNA:
- a CDS encoding L-threonylcarbamoyladenylate synthase, whose product MHAPRLIAVDPTAPDPSLLAPAAELLRKGGLVAFPTETVYGLGADARNPEAVRRIFEAKGRPATNPLIVHVANVQAARSITAAWPDIAEQLAAAFWPGPLTLLLPKRPEIPDLVTAGLPAVGVRIPAHPVALALLKEAGIPVAAPSANPYMGISPTEARHVIAGLGDRVDAVVDGGACAVGIESTVLDLTGEVPTVLRPGGVSLEAIRRLAPNARMAHLVAGEGPQASPGLARRHYAPKAPLELIGREEIGPALAATGDLPVAVLTIGPAPASLVRAVIHALPSDPEGYAAALYATLHALDATGVARILVERPPETDQWAAVRDRLSRAAAR is encoded by the coding sequence ATGCACGCTCCACGCCTGATCGCGGTCGATCCGACCGCGCCGGATCCCTCCCTCCTGGCCCCTGCCGCCGAGCTGCTCCGCAAGGGCGGCCTGGTGGCCTTCCCCACCGAGACCGTCTACGGGCTGGGGGCCGACGCGCGCAACCCCGAGGCGGTGCGCCGCATCTTCGAGGCCAAGGGGCGCCCGGCGACCAACCCCTTGATCGTGCACGTGGCCAACGTCCAGGCGGCCCGCTCCATCACGGCCGCATGGCCGGACATCGCCGAGCAACTCGCTGCCGCCTTCTGGCCTGGCCCTTTGACCCTGCTCTTGCCCAAGCGCCCCGAGATCCCCGACCTGGTCACGGCTGGCCTCCCCGCTGTCGGGGTGAGGATCCCCGCTCACCCGGTGGCACTCGCCCTCCTCAAGGAAGCGGGCATCCCCGTGGCGGCGCCGAGCGCCAACCCCTACATGGGCATCTCGCCCACCGAGGCCCGGCACGTGATCGCGGGCCTGGGCGATCGCGTCGATGCGGTGGTGGACGGCGGCGCGTGCGCCGTGGGGATCGAGTCGACGGTCCTGGACCTGACGGGCGAGGTCCCCACGGTGCTGCGACCGGGCGGGGTGAGCCTCGAGGCAATCCGCCGCCTCGCGCCGAACGCGCGCATGGCCCACCTCGTCGCCGGCGAGGGCCCCCAGGCCTCGCCGGGCCTCGCCCGCCGGCACTACGCCCCCAAGGCGCCGCTCGAACTCATCGGCCGAGAGGAGATCGGCCCGGCCCTGGCCGCGACGGGCGACCTGCCGGTCGCCGTCCTGACCATCGGCCCCGCACCGGCGAGCCTCGTGCGCGCGGTCATTCACGCGTTGCCCAGCGATCCCGAAGGGTACGCTGCGGCGCTCTACGCCACGCTGCACGCGCTCGATGCGACCGGAGTCGCGCGGATCCTGGTGGAGCGTCCTCCCGAGACCGACCAATGGGCGGCGGTCCGCGATCGCCTGAGCCGGGCCGCGGCGCGCTGA